The Daucus carota subsp. sativus chromosome 9, DH1 v3.0, whole genome shotgun sequence genome window below encodes:
- the LOC135149261 gene encoding uncharacterized protein LOC135149261, with protein sequence MASDRSWITRSRYNESRYLTDEYKNGVEDFIRFACENLSGGVIRCPCGNCKNKHYKTPTAVKLDLYRYGMMQWYTIWTAHGEKMPEEKIETSTRNVGDGDDDMYHDADDMLRDIGEANRYFENVDDEPNPAAKEFYKMLHSASEPIYPSNVNYTTFEFVNELLHFKNKHNCSNNGFDDLLKLIGLVLPDNHKLPQTYYAVKNMLKGLNLGYEKIDACENDCMLFYKENSEKTRCDICKESRYKEPKDLNKKKISRKILRYFPLTPRLQRLFMAGKTAKCMRWHHDRNVVEGELSHPADGDEWKQFDRRFPKFSKERFEM encoded by the coding sequence ATGGCATCCGATCGTAGTTGGATTACTCGTAGTCGATATAATGAGTCAAGATATTTAACGGACGAATATAAGAATGGTGTTGAGGATTTCATTAGATTTGCTTGTGAGAATCTTAGTGGTGGGGTTATTAGGTGTCcgtgtggaaattgtaagaATAAGCATTATAAGACTCCTACTGCCGTTAAACTTGATTTGTATCGGTATGGTATGATGCAATGGTATACTATATGGACTGCACACGGGGAGAAAATGCCGGAAGAAAAAATCGAGACTAGTACTAGAAATGTTGGGGATGGGGATGATGATATGTATCATGACGCCGATGATATGTTAAGAGATATTGGGGAGGCAAATAGGTATTTTGAGAATGTTGATGATGAACCGAATCCAGCGgcaaaagaattttataagatGTTGCACAGTGCTTCGGAACCAATTTATCCAAGTAATGTCAACTATACAACCTTTGAGTTCGTGAATGAGTTACTTCATTTCAAGAACAAGCATAATTGTAGTAATAATGGCTTTGATGATTTGCTTAAGCTCATTGGATTAGTCTTGCCTGACAATCATAAACTGCCCCAAACCTACTATGCTGTGAAAAATATGCTTAAAGGATTGAATTTGGGATATGAAAAGATTGATGCTTGTGAGAATGACTGTATGTTATTTTACAAGGAAAATAGCGAGAAGACGCGTTGTGATATATGCAAAGAAAGTCGATACAAAGAACCAAAAGatcttaacaaaaaaaagatcTCACGGAAGATCTTGCGTTATTTTCCTCTCACCCCAAGATTGCAACGTTTGTTCATGGCTGGGAAGACTGCAAAATGTATGAGATGGCATCATGACAGAAATGTGGTTGAAGGTGAATTAAGTCACCCGGCAGATGGAGATGAGTGGAAACAATTTGACCGCAGgtttccaaaattttcaaaagagaGATTCGAAATGTGA